One genomic window of Streptomyces sp. NBC_01498 includes the following:
- a CDS encoding DUF1775 domain-containing protein: protein MNASRFSTVGRRFGVLAVATISTIATGTGQAAAHAEVTASDSRALAENVTLSFVSEAESDTSGIKELRIVLPKGITPDTVALKEAPKGWKLLATADGYTVGGAALTAGTDAEHSISVRQLPDAKSLAFKTVETYGDGKISRWIEVPGEGQQVENPAPVLELKEAAPGAEPIAASPTPEPSTGAPSSAASGPSDEATASASSEAGAKDEGSGGGGALRTVIAVVVVMAAGAAIWWVRRSRRSV from the coding sequence ATGAACGCTTCACGTTTTTCCACCGTCGGCCGACGCTTCGGCGTCCTGGCCGTCGCGACCATTTCGACGATTGCGACCGGGACGGGGCAGGCCGCCGCGCACGCCGAGGTAACCGCATCGGACAGCAGGGCGCTGGCCGAGAACGTCACGCTGTCGTTCGTCTCCGAGGCGGAATCGGACACTTCCGGCATCAAGGAGTTGCGGATCGTGCTGCCGAAGGGCATCACGCCTGACACCGTCGCGCTGAAGGAGGCCCCGAAGGGGTGGAAGCTGTTGGCCACGGCCGACGGTTACACCGTGGGCGGTGCGGCACTGACCGCGGGGACGGACGCCGAACACAGCATCAGCGTGCGTCAGTTGCCGGACGCGAAGTCGCTGGCCTTCAAGACCGTCGAGACCTACGGCGACGGCAAGATCTCCCGCTGGATCGAAGTACCCGGCGAAGGACAGCAGGTGGAGAACCCGGCGCCGGTACTGGAGCTGAAGGAGGCTGCGCCTGGCGCCGAGCCGATCGCAGCAAGTCCGACGCCGGAACCGAGCACCGGCGCGCCGTCGTCAGCGGCCTCCGGCCCGAGCGACGAAGCCACTGCGTCGGCTTCCTCCGAGGCCGGGGCGAAGGACGAGGGCTCCGGTGGCGGCGGAGCACTTCGCACCGTGATCGCCGTCGTCGTGGTGATGGCCGCAGGAGCCGCGATCTGGTGGGTGCGCCGCTCACGTCGCAGCGTCTGA
- a CDS encoding C40 family peptidase, whose protein sequence is MASHRRPKQPNPAYAGVLTATAAAAVALSTQSASADPLPDPNAKGVQAQIDRLYEEATQATEKYSGAKEKAGKLEKQVENLQDAAARRQDGLNELRNRLGSVATAQYRSGGLDPSLQLMLSSDPDSYLDKASVMDRLGDRQAETLQQYLSQQHSLQQRRARAGEQLKALQDTRKELGSKKKEIQDKLAKAQTLLNSLTAAERAEREAKEERINRDSDRVDLGNEASGSQRGASAFAAAKSRVGMPYVWGATGPNSFDCSGLTSWAFQQAGVSIPRTSQAQANVGTRINSLSALKPGDLIIMRTDLSHVGFYAGNGQILHSPKPGAQVRYESIARSGMPFMWGVRL, encoded by the coding sequence GTGGCGTCCCACCGTCGTCCGAAGCAGCCGAACCCCGCGTACGCGGGCGTGCTCACCGCGACCGCCGCCGCGGCTGTGGCACTGTCCACGCAGTCGGCCTCCGCCGACCCGCTTCCCGACCCCAACGCAAAGGGCGTCCAGGCACAGATCGACCGCCTCTACGAGGAGGCGACCCAGGCCACGGAGAAGTACAGCGGGGCGAAGGAGAAGGCCGGCAAGCTCGAAAAGCAGGTTGAGAACCTCCAGGACGCGGCGGCCCGCCGCCAGGACGGTCTCAACGAACTCCGCAACCGCCTGGGCTCGGTTGCCACCGCCCAGTACCGCAGCGGCGGTCTTGATCCCTCGCTCCAGTTGATGCTGTCCAGCGATCCGGACAGCTATCTGGACAAGGCGTCGGTCATGGACCGACTGGGCGACCGGCAAGCCGAGACTCTCCAGCAGTACCTCTCCCAGCAGCACTCCTTGCAACAGCGGCGGGCACGTGCCGGCGAACAGTTGAAGGCGCTTCAGGACACTCGTAAGGAACTGGGAAGCAAGAAGAAGGAGATCCAGGACAAGCTGGCGAAGGCGCAGACGCTCCTCAACTCGCTGACGGCCGCGGAACGTGCGGAGCGAGAAGCCAAGGAAGAGCGGATCAACCGCGACAGCGACCGTGTCGACCTCGGCAACGAGGCCAGCGGGTCACAACGCGGAGCGTCGGCGTTCGCAGCGGCCAAGAGCCGGGTCGGCATGCCGTATGTATGGGGAGCGACCGGCCCGAACTCCTTCGACTGCTCCGGACTGACGTCCTGGGCGTTTCAGCAGGCCGGCGTCTCGATCCCCCGCACCTCCCAGGCCCAGGCCAATGTCGGTACCCGGATCAACTCCCTGAGCGCGCTCAAGCCGGGCGATCTCATCATCATGCGTACCGACCTGAGCCATGTCGGCTTCTACGCCGGGAACGGCCAGATCCTCCACTCCCCGAAGCCCGGCGCCCAGGTGCGTTACGAGTCGATCGCGCGCAGCGGCATGCCGTTCATGTGGGGCGTACGCCTCTAA